A single window of Anomaloglossus baeobatrachus isolate aAnoBae1 chromosome 5, aAnoBae1.hap1, whole genome shotgun sequence DNA harbors:
- the LOC142311196 gene encoding uncharacterized protein LOC142311196: protein MDNRHNSSVDCCAGDRGLHDPPQKPDKATNHFSKDQTMDRKNSEMTEKILHLALEIIYLLTGESSLTVPPHTAIIDVRNNEQKILDLTNKITELLTGEVSVRSQDFTVHLSMEEWEYLEGHKDLYKEVMMENEQSITSLDLIKNATKQGPLTRSKEELIICDGGHLKDPNIYTSTDHTEKYSSVHIKQKLDYCDELYLTNQNNCMSKDDTEQYSSQHMKKTFEENHGELENDTPTNHAHRDIFPYIKEEPATYDCGNLSYPTTGHIQQCQSHIKKEQASCDEKILRDSKMYTSTHLIDLSPIKQEPFSCDDKNLTDSNTSSHKSSNSSNESTFTNREFSEDFYMPFVNSFNNDPLGNKDHISQPSDVNLSLVTYNYCLNDSNATKTKSFICLECRKCFSDNQHLIRHQRTHTGERPYECVECGKFFSSSSNLIMHQRTHTGEKPFACKECGKRFARNPHLIRHQRIHTGEKPFECLKCGKKFNQDSNLLKHLRTHTGEKPFVCMDCGKYFTSKPHLLRHQRIHTGEKPLSCPECGKSFSSSSSLATHRKTHSKEKCSAKNSNLMTDDRTEETSSYPECETSYYSDFFPYLIDQHADEENVLRNFQEFSEEANIYLDYEIDNGWVYTNLNVT from the exons TCTTCCCTAACCGTgcctccacatacagcaatcataGATGTGAGGAacaatgagcagaagatcctagacCTCACCAACAAGATcactgagctgctgactggagag GTTTCTGTCAGAAGTCAAGATTTCACTGTCCatctctccatggaggagtgggagtatttagaaggacacaaggatctgtacAAAGAAGTCATGATGGAGAATGAACAGTCCATCACATCATTGG ACCTAATTAAAAATGCCACTAAACAAGGTCCATTGACTCGTAGTAAGGAGGAGCTCATCATATGTGATGGAGGACACCTCAAAGATCCCAACATCTATACATCCACCGATCATACAGAAAAATATTCATCTGTTCATATAAAACAAAAGCTAGATTATTGTGACGAATTATATCTCACAAATCAAAACAATTGTATGTCCAAAGACGATACTGAACAATATTCTTCTCAGCATATGAAGAAAACATTTGAGGAAAATCACGGAGAACTTGAAAATGATACACCTACAAATCATGCACACCGTGATATTTTTCCTTATATTAAGGAAGAACCAGCCACGTATGATTGTGGAAATCTCTCATATCCCACCACAGGTCATATACAGCAGTGTCAATCTCATATTAAGAAGGAACAAGCCTCATGTGATGAAAAAATCCTCAGAGACTCTAAAATGTATACATCCACACATCTAATAGATCTGTCTCCTATTAAACAGGAACCTTTCTCATGCGATGATAAAAACCTCACAGACTCCAACACATCTTCTCATAAGTCCTCCAACAGTAGTAATGAATCAACGTTTACCAATAGAGAGTTTAGTGAAGACTTTTATATGCCTTTCGTAAATTCATTCAACAATGATCCGCTTGGGAACAAAGACCACATTAGTCAACCGTCAGACGTCAATCTTTCATTGGTTACATACAATTACTGTTTAAATGACTCAAATGCAACAAAAACCAAATCATTTATTTGCTTAGAATGTAGAAAATGTTTTTCCGATAATCAGCATCTCATCCGGCATCAGAGGACACACACGGGAGAAAGGCCATATGAATGTGTAGAGTGTGGTAAATTCTTCTCCAGCAGTTCGAACCTCATCATGCATCAAAGAACACACACAGGAGAAAAACCATTTGCTTGTAaggaatgtgggaaacgttttgctCGCAACCCCCATCTTATCCGACATCAGAGAATCcatacaggggagaaaccttttgaGTGTTTGAAATGTGGAAAGAAGTTCAACCAAGATTCCAATCTTCTGAAACACTTGAGGACTCATACTGGGGAGAAACCTTTTGTCTGTATGGACTGTGGTAAGTATTTCACAAGTAAACCTCATCTTCTCAGACACCAGCGaatccacacaggagagaagccgcttTCATGTCCCGAATGTGGGAAGTCATTCTCTAGTAGCTCCAGTCTTGCTACCCACAGGAAAACACACTCCAAAGAGAAGTGTTCGGCCAAAAATTCCAACCTCATGACTGATGATAGAACTGAAGAAACATCTTCATACCCAGAATGTGAAACATCTTATTATAGTGATTTTTTCCCCTACTTGATAGATCAACACGCTGATGAGGAAAATGTCTTGAGAAATTTCCAAGAATTTTCTGAAGAAGCAAACATTTATTTGGATTACGAGATAGACAATGGTTGGGTTTATACTAACTTAAATGTCACCTAA